A stretch of the Osmerus mordax isolate fOsmMor3 chromosome 12, fOsmMor3.pri, whole genome shotgun sequence genome encodes the following:
- the LOC136953862 gene encoding A-type potassium channel modulatory protein KCNIP1 isoform X1, whose product MTMVCHRPEGLDKLEAQTNFSKRELQVLYRGFKNECPSGVVNEDTFKQIYSQFFPHGDASTYAHYLFNAFDSAHSGSIKFEDFVTALSILLRGSVREKLQWTFNLYDINKDGYINKEEMTDIVRAIYDMMGKYTYPALKTDAPKLHVEAFFQKMDKNRDGVVTLDEFILSCQEDENIMKSLQLFENVI is encoded by the exons ATGACCATGGTGTGCCATCGTCCAGAGGGGCTGGACAAGCTGGAGGCTCAGACTAACTTCAGCAAGAGGGAGCTGCAGGTGCTCTATCGGGGCTTCAAAAAT GAGTGTCCTAGTGGCGTGGTGAATGAGGATACCTTCAAACAAATATACTCCCAGTTCTTTCCACATGGAG aTGCTAGCACCTACGCTCACTATCTCTTCAACGCCTTTGACTCGGCTCATAGTGGATCTATCAAGTTCGAG gacTTTGTCACGGCTCTGTCCATCCTGCTGAGAGGGTCTGTGAGGGAGAAGCTGCAGTGGACCTTTAATCTGTACGACATCAACAAAGATGGCTACATCaataaggag GAAATGACAGACATTGTCAGAGCGATCTACGACATGATGGGGAAGTACACCTACCCTGCTCTGAAGACGGACGCTCCTAAACTTCATGTGGAAGCCTTCTTCCAg aaAATGGACAAAAACAGAGATGGGGTGGTCACTCTTGATGAGTTCATTCTGTCCTGCCAGGAG GATGAGAACATCATGAAGTCCCTTCAGCTCTTTGAGAACGTCATCTAG
- the LOC136953862 gene encoding A-type potassium channel modulatory protein KCNIP1 isoform X2, whose product MTMVCHRPEGLDKLEAQTNFSKRELQVLYRGFKNECPSGVVNEDTFKQIYSQFFPHGDLQYHQCNPPVSPPDASTYAHYLFNAFDSAHSGSIKFEDFVTALSILLRGSVREKLQWTFNLYDINKDGYINKEEMTDIVRAIYDMMGKYTYPALKTDAPKLHVEAFFQKMDKNRDGVVTLDEFILSCQEDENIMKSLQLFENVI is encoded by the exons ATGACCATGGTGTGCCATCGTCCAGAGGGGCTGGACAAGCTGGAGGCTCAGACTAACTTCAGCAAGAGGGAGCTGCAGGTGCTCTATCGGGGCTTCAAAAAT GAGTGTCCTAGTGGCGTGGTGAATGAGGATACCTTCAAACAAATATACTCCCAGTTCTTTCCACATGGAG ACCTGCAGTACCACCAGTGtaatccccctgtctcccctccagaTGCTAGCACCTACGCTCACTATCTCTTCAACGCCTTTGACTCGGCTCATAGTGGATCTATCAAGTTCGAG gacTTTGTCACGGCTCTGTCCATCCTGCTGAGAGGGTCTGTGAGGGAGAAGCTGCAGTGGACCTTTAATCTGTACGACATCAACAAAGATGGCTACATCaataaggag GAAATGACAGACATTGTCAGAGCGATCTACGACATGATGGGGAAGTACACCTACCCTGCTCTGAAGACGGACGCTCCTAAACTTCATGTGGAAGCCTTCTTCCAg aaAATGGACAAAAACAGAGATGGGGTGGTCACTCTTGATGAGTTCATTCTGTCCTGCCAGGAG GATGAGAACATCATGAAGTCCCTTCAGCTCTTTGAGAACGTCATCTAG
- the LOC136954642 gene encoding T-cell leukemia homeobox protein 3-like, with translation MEQASSAPSPHLPKASPQEPISFGIDQILSSGTDTQKDRSCGHYGSDTSSRDGYHLGISTGETSASYTALSISLSGIVPPFEDLGSYGVSRTRGRGVIRVPAHRPVTTAGTPPVQGTVSGFGGLCFPWVGNRFTKDSISDLMPFTVTRRIGHPYQNRTPPKRKKPRTSFSRVQICELEKRFHRQKYLASAERASMAKHLKMTDAQVKTWFQNRRTKWRRQTAEEREAERQQANRLILQLQQNALHKSLGESAASDPLCAHNSSLYALQNLQPWAEDRE, from the exons ATGGAGCAGGCATCTAGTGCGCCCAGCCCTCATCTTCCTAAAGCTTCCCCGCAAGAGCCAATCAGTTTTGGCATTGATCAAATCCTCTCCAgcggtacagacacacagaaagatcGGTCTTGTGGACATTACGGTTCGGATACAAGCAGCAGAGACGGTTACCATTTGGGGATCTCTACCGGAGAGACTTCCGCGTCATACACTGCGCTATCAATTTCCCTTTCTGGTATTGTGCCACCTTTTGAGGATTTAGGCTCATACGGAGTGAGTAGAACTCGTGGTCGAGGAGTGATCCGTGTCCCTGCGCACAGACCGGTGACAACCGCGGGTACTCCACCGGTGCAGGGCACCGTGTCGGGGTTTGGGGGACTGTGTTTTCCGTGGGTCGGTAATAGATTCACTAAGGACAGCATATCAG ACCTCATGCCCTTCACTGTGACACGGAGGATAGGGCACCCGTACCAGAACCGTACGCCACCCAAACGGAAAAAGCCTCGGACGTCCTTCTCCCGTGTACAGATCTGTGAGCTGGAGAAGCGCTTTCACCGCCAAAAGTACCTGGCGAGCGCTGAGCGTGCGTCCATGGCGAAGCATCTCAAGATGACAGACGCCCAGGTCAAAACGTGGTTCCAGAACCGCAGGACCAAGTGGCG GAGACAgacggcggaggagagggaagcagagCGTCAGCAGGCCAATCGGCTGATCCTGCAGCTTCAGCAAAACGCCCTCCACAAGTCCCTTGGCGAATCAGCCGCCTCTGACCCGTTGTGCGCCCACAACTCCTCCCTCTACGCCCTGCAGAACCTGCAGCCCTGGGCGGAAGACAGGGAATag